A region of Enoplosus armatus isolate fEnoArm2 chromosome 14, fEnoArm2.hap1, whole genome shotgun sequence DNA encodes the following proteins:
- the dusp28 gene encoding dual specificity phosphatase 28, translated as MLELCKVTKALFISNARSACSDELIQQEAVTLCINVSKQQPFPSAGVKKLQIPVYDDPNEDLYSHFDRCADAIQKEANRGGRSVVYCKNGRSRSATICIAYLMKHRQLTLTDAVQKVKTARHVIDPNPGFLSQLQRYEQELKKRRGDTD; from the exons ATGCTGGAGCTGTGTAAAGTCACCAAGGCTCTGTTCATCAGTAACGCCCGTTCAGCCTGCAGCGACGAGCTCATCCAGCAGGAGGCGGTGACGCTTTGCATCAACGTGTCCAAGCAGCAGCCGTTCCCCTCAGCCGGCGTCAAGAAGCTGCAGATCCCCGTCTACGACGACCCCAACGAGGACCTGTACAGCCACTTCGACCGCTGCGCAGACGCCATCCAGAAGGAGGCGAACCGCGGAGGACGCAGCGTCGTCTACTGCAAGAACGGACGCAGCCGCTCCGCCACCATCTGCATCGCCTACCTCATGAAACACCGCCAGCTGACGCTGACGGACGCAGTGCAG AAGGTGAAGACGGCTCGTCATGTGATCGATCCGAACCCCGGCTTCCTGTCTCAGCTGCAGAGATACGAacaggagctgaagaagagacGAGGAGACACAGACTGA